CCTTCGGTATCACCGCCCTGCTCTTCGCCGTGCCGTATGCGTACGATGTGCTGCGCTTCGGTGGTGCGCTCTACCTGCTGTGGCTGTGCTGGCAAGCGCTCAAGCCGGGCGGCCGTTCGCCGTTCGAAGTGACGGCGCTGCCCAAAGACAGCAACCGTCGTCTCTTCACGATGGGCCTGTTCACTTCAGTGCTCAACCCGAAAATTGCGATGCTTTATCTGGCGCTGCTGCCTCAGTTCGTGCATCCCGAGTATGGCAGCGTGCTGACGCAGTCGCTGGTGCTGGGCCTCACGCAGATCGCGATGAGCGTGGCGGTGAATGCCTCGGTCGCCCTGTCGGCCGGCTCCATCTCGCGGTTTCTCGGCCAACGCCCTGCATGGCTGCGCATCCAGCGCTGGCTCATGGGCGGCATGCTCGGCGCGCTGGCGCTGCGCATGGCGACCGAAGCGCGTCGCTGAGCGTAGGTCATGCCGCGTGGTCGGCCGTCGGGCGAACGCCGCACGCGGACGCCGCTCTAACCCTTCGCCGTCTGCCACGCCGTGCCGCCTCTCACTTTTTTGGGGGCGACGCCCCGGGCGTGGCATACTGCACCGATTTCGCCGCGCGGCGGGGATCCACGCAGCGCTAGGCCGGCCGGCCTGTTCCCATCCTGCATTCTTCGTTGGGTATGTCCTTGAAGCATTGTTTGCCGCCTCGTGCGCCGTCGCATCGCGCGCACCGCAAGTCCCCCGTCGTCACGCCTCAGGCGCAGTCATCGCACGCCGCTTCGCCTTCACCCCACCGTCGCCCCCATGGTCAGCTCGGATTCGGCACGCTTGCCGTCATCCTTACCACGCTAGCAGGGTTGGCCGTCGTCGCGGCGCTGATCGCCGGCTATGCGCTGATCGTCATGCGCCCCAACCTGCCCGCGCTCGACGTCATCACCGATTACCGGCCCAAGGTGCCGCTGCGGATTTACACGTCCGATAACGTGCTGATCGGCGAATTCGGCGAAGAGCGACGCAGTCTCGTGACCATCGACCAGATTCCGGACGTGATGAAGAAGGCAGTCCTCGCGATCGAGGATTACCGCTTCTACGATCACGGCGGTGTCGACTTCATCGGCATTCTGCGCGCGGGTGTCTCCGATGTGATGCATGGCGGTGCGGCACAGGGGGCCAGCACGATCACCATGCAGGTCGCGCGCAACTTCTTCCTTTCCCGCGAGAAAACGGCGACCCGCAAGATTTACGAAATGCTGCTCGCGTACAAGATCGAGTCCGCGCTGTCGAAGGACAAGATTCTCGAGCTGTACATGAACCAGATCTATCTGGGACAGCGCGCCTACGGCTTCGCCAGCGCCGCGCGCATCTATTTCGGCAAAGACCTCAAGGACATCACGCTTGGCGAAGCCGCCATGCTTGCCGGTCTGCCCAAGGCCCCTTCCGCGTACAACCCGATCGTCAACCCCAAACGCGCGAAGATTCGTCAGGAATACATCCTCAAGCGCATGCTCGATCTGGGCTACATCTCGCGCAATCAGTACGAAGACGCGCTGCATGAGCCGATCCGCACGCGCACGTCCGGCAACGAATACAACGTCCACGCCGAATATGTGGCGGAAATGGTGCGTCAGGCGGTCTACGACGAATACAAGGACGACACCTACACGCGCGGCCTGACCGTCATCACCACGCTCGACTCCAGGAAACAGCAAGCCGCCTATGAGGCCGTTCGCGCGGGCGTGCTCGATTACGAGCGCCGCCATAGCTACCGCGGGCCCGAAGGTTTCGTGGAGCTGCCAGCGGCCATGCCCGATCGTCAGCAACTGATCGAGGACACACTGCTCGAACACCCGGATAACGGTGACCTCGTGGCCGCCGTGGTCGTGGCCGCAAGCACCTCGCAAGTGACGGCGGTTCCCCTCTCGGGCGACGCCGTCGTGATCAATGGCGATGGCATCGGTTTCGCAGCGTCGGCACTCTCGGCCAAGGCCAGCGAGAAGGTCCGCATCCGCCCCGGCTCGATTATCCGCGTGATGAAGGACGCACGCGGCAAATGGCGCATCTCGCAACTGCCCGAAGTGCAAGGCTCGCTCGTCTCGCTCTCGCCGGACGACGGCGCGATTCGCGCCCTGATCGGCGGCTTCGACTTCAACCAGAGCAAATTCAACCGCGCGACGCAGGCATGGCGCCAGCCGGGTTCGACGTTCAAGCCGGTCGTGTACTCGGCGGCTATCGAGAAAGGCGTGAGCCCCGCCACGATGGTGATGGACGGCCCGCTGAACCTGCCGCCCGCACAGACCGGCGGTCAGACGTGGGATCCGCACGACGACGACGCCTTCAGCGGCCCGATGACCGTACGCGAAGGCCTGCAACGCTCCAAGAACCTCGTGGCGATTCGTCTGCTGCAATTCGCCGGCACGCAATACACGCAGGATTACGCCACGCGTTTCGGCTTCGACGCAGACAAGGTGCCGCCGTATCTGCCGATGGCGCTGGGTGCGGGACAGACGACGCCGCTGCAACTTGCCGGCGCCTATGCTGTGTTCGCGAACGGCGGCTACCGCGTTGCGCCGTATCTCATCGGTGAGATTCGCGATGCACGTGGCAACGTCCTGAACAAGGCGACACCGGTCGTGGCAGGTGTGAACGCGGCCCGTGCGATTTCCGCGCCGAACGCGTACATCATGAACAGCCTGCTGCAAACGGTGGCGCAACGCGGAACGGGCTCCGGCACGAATGTGCTCAAGCGTTCCGATCTGGCCGGAAAGACGGGTACGACCAACGACGCGCTGGATGGCTGGTTCGCTGGCTATCAGCACTCGCTCGTGGCGGTGGCGTGGATCGGTTTCGATCAGCCGAAGACGCTGGGCAGCCGCGAATTCGGCGCGCAGTTGGCGCTACCCGTGTGGACCAAGTATATGGGTGTGGTGCTGAACGGCGTGCCGCAACAGCAGATGGCGATGCCCGACGGTGTCAGCGTGGTGAACGGCGAGTTGTACGAGACGGACAAAATGCCGGGCAACGGGTTTGTCGCGAGCATCGGCATCGAGGACAACAGCGGCGGCTTCTCGCTGCCGTTCTTCGGCAACGGCTCGCCCTCTCCTGCCGCGCCGCCGCCTGCCGCCGCGCAACCGCCCTCGCCCGGCGGCACGGATGCCAGCGAAAAGGCCCGAATTCTGGACATGTTCAAGCATCCTTAGGCCCCCATCAGCCTCCAGTGGACTTTGCCAATGACGGCCACTGAACGGTGGCCGTTTTTGCGTCGGTCTCCCTATCGCTCGACGCAACGGCAAGCGCAAGAACGTACAAGCCGACACGCGGTGCAAAACGTTATGCTCGGGGCGTCGAATGCCCTTTTACCCTGTTGCCCTTCTCCTCAACACCTCAACCCACAGGAACGTCTCACCATGCCGGTTCTGTCTCGCACGGCAAGCTTTGCCGCAGGTGCCCGCGACACGTTGCCGATGATCGTCGGCGCGGCCCCGTTCGGCCTGATCTTCGGCGCGCTGGTCGCCACTACGCCGCTAGCACTCTGGCATGGTCAGTTGATGTCGCTCACCGTGTTCGCGGGGTCGAGTCAGTTCATCGCCGCCGGGCTTTTTGCGACCGGCGTAGG
The Pandoraea oxalativorans genome window above contains:
- a CDS encoding LysE family translocator → MPALSTWLAFALVAIGMALTPGPNMMYLISRSLCQGPAAGLVSLGGVAVGFVVYMLCAAFGITALLFAVPYAYDVLRFGGALYLLWLCWQALKPGGRSPFEVTALPKDSNRRLFTMGLFTSVLNPKIAMLYLALLPQFVHPEYGSVLTQSLVLGLTQIAMSVAVNASVALSAGSISRFLGQRPAWLRIQRWLMGGMLGALALRMATEARR
- a CDS encoding penicillin-binding protein 1A codes for the protein MSLKHCLPPRAPSHRAHRKSPVVTPQAQSSHAASPSPHRRPHGQLGFGTLAVILTTLAGLAVVAALIAGYALIVMRPNLPALDVITDYRPKVPLRIYTSDNVLIGEFGEERRSLVTIDQIPDVMKKAVLAIEDYRFYDHGGVDFIGILRAGVSDVMHGGAAQGASTITMQVARNFFLSREKTATRKIYEMLLAYKIESALSKDKILELYMNQIYLGQRAYGFASAARIYFGKDLKDITLGEAAMLAGLPKAPSAYNPIVNPKRAKIRQEYILKRMLDLGYISRNQYEDALHEPIRTRTSGNEYNVHAEYVAEMVRQAVYDEYKDDTYTRGLTVITTLDSRKQQAAYEAVRAGVLDYERRHSYRGPEGFVELPAAMPDRQQLIEDTLLEHPDNGDLVAAVVVAASTSQVTAVPLSGDAVVINGDGIGFAASALSAKASEKVRIRPGSIIRVMKDARGKWRISQLPEVQGSLVSLSPDDGAIRALIGGFDFNQSKFNRATQAWRQPGSTFKPVVYSAAIEKGVSPATMVMDGPLNLPPAQTGGQTWDPHDDDAFSGPMTVREGLQRSKNLVAIRLLQFAGTQYTQDYATRFGFDADKVPPYLPMALGAGQTTPLQLAGAYAVFANGGYRVAPYLIGEIRDARGNVLNKATPVVAGVNAARAISAPNAYIMNSLLQTVAQRGTGSGTNVLKRSDLAGKTGTTNDALDGWFAGYQHSLVAVAWIGFDQPKTLGSREFGAQLALPVWTKYMGVVLNGVPQQQMAMPDGVSVVNGELYETDKMPGNGFVASIGIEDNSGGFSLPFFGNGSPSPAAPPPAAAQPPSPGGTDASEKARILDMFKHP